The following coding sequences lie in one Bacteroides helcogenes P 36-108 genomic window:
- a CDS encoding ATPase has protein sequence MILIADSGSTKTDWCVVENGVVFQQIFTKGTNPFFQSEEEISNEIAAALLPQLKTDEPEAVYFYGAGCGFPDKIDMVHRAITKHLKVKGDNVEVNTDMLAAARGLCGHDAGIACIMGTGSNSCYYNGREIVSNVSPLGFILGDEGSGACLGKLLVGDILKNQMTAELKEKFLTQFNLTPAEIIDRVYRKPFPNRFLASLSPFLAQNLDQPCVYKVVAGSFEAFLRRNIMQYDYRHNKAHFIGSVAFHYKEVLEDVAKQLDVRLGTVIKSPMEGLIKYHA, from the coding sequence ATGATTCTAATAGCAGACAGTGGATCTACAAAGACCGATTGGTGTGTTGTAGAAAATGGAGTGGTCTTCCAACAGATATTCACGAAAGGAACAAACCCTTTCTTTCAGTCGGAAGAAGAAATCAGTAACGAAATAGCGGCGGCACTCTTGCCTCAACTAAAGACCGACGAACCGGAAGCTGTCTATTTCTACGGGGCCGGATGTGGATTTCCCGACAAAATAGACATGGTGCACCGTGCCATAACCAAGCACCTGAAAGTGAAAGGCGACAATGTGGAAGTCAACACCGACATGCTGGCGGCTGCGCGCGGACTTTGCGGGCATGACGCCGGAATAGCCTGCATCATGGGCACAGGCTCCAATTCCTGCTACTACAACGGCAGGGAAATCGTGAGCAATGTATCGCCGTTGGGCTTCATTCTCGGAGACGAGGGAAGCGGGGCGTGCCTGGGCAAGCTGTTAGTGGGTGATATCCTCAAAAACCAGATGACAGCGGAGCTGAAAGAGAAATTCCTCACGCAATTCAATCTGACCCCTGCCGAGATAATAGACCGCGTTTACCGGAAGCCGTTTCCAAACCGCTTTCTGGCAAGCCTGTCTCCGTTCCTCGCGCAGAATCTGGATCAGCCTTGCGTGTATAAGGTGGTGGCCGGCAGCTTCGAGGCATTCCTAAGGCGCAATATCATGCAGTACGACTACCGGCACAACAAAGCACACTTCATAGGTTCGGTAGCCTTCCACTACAAGGAAGTCTTGGAAGATGTGGCAAAGCAACTGGACGTGCGGCTCGGAACCGTAATCAAGAGCCCCATGGAAGGGCTGATCAAATATCACGCATAA
- a CDS encoding exo-beta-N-acetylmuramidase NamZ family protein yields the protein MKKTITICLLCLLCGSALQAQKIKVKTGIEVLKEQNFRCLEGKRVGLITNPTGVDNRMKSTIDILHEAPNVNLVALYGPEHGVRGDVHAGDHVADMKDASTGLPVHSLYGKTRKATPQMLKDVDVLVYDIQDIGCRSFTYISTMGLAMEAAAENGKEFIVLDRPNPVGGLKIEGNLTEDDCISFVSQFKIPYLYGLTCGELALMLNGERMLKEGRQCNLHVVKMKGWKRKMDYTQTGLQWVPSSPHIPHPHSAFFYPVSGILGELGYMSIGVGYTIPFQMFAAPWMEAEKLAGRLNSLHVPGVVFRPMYLKPFYSVGKGELLQGVQVHITDFGKAPLSELQFLVMQEAAALYPDRAVFDHADKGRFPMFDKVCGSRQIRERFSKRNRWEDIRDYWYKDAEDFRRLSKKHYLYR from the coding sequence ATGAAAAAGACTATTACAATATGCCTCCTGTGCCTCCTTTGCGGAAGTGCATTGCAGGCACAAAAGATAAAAGTGAAAACCGGCATCGAAGTGCTGAAGGAACAGAACTTCCGGTGTCTGGAAGGCAAACGTGTGGGGCTGATTACCAATCCCACCGGTGTGGACAACCGCATGAAGTCCACCATCGACATACTGCATGAAGCCCCGAACGTGAACCTCGTCGCCCTCTACGGCCCGGAGCACGGCGTGCGCGGCGACGTACATGCGGGCGACCATGTGGCGGACATGAAAGACGCCTCCACCGGACTGCCCGTCCACTCCCTTTACGGAAAGACACGCAAGGCCACACCGCAGATGCTGAAAGACGTCGATGTATTGGTGTATGACATTCAGGACATCGGCTGCCGTTCCTTCACCTACATCAGCACCATGGGGCTGGCCATGGAAGCGGCTGCCGAGAACGGCAAGGAGTTCATCGTGCTGGACCGCCCCAATCCCGTGGGCGGACTGAAGATTGAAGGAAACCTGACGGAAGATGATTGCATTTCTTTTGTCAGCCAATTCAAAATTCCGTACCTTTACGGCCTCACTTGCGGTGAACTGGCACTGATGCTCAATGGCGAGAGGATGCTGAAGGAAGGACGGCAGTGCAATCTGCACGTGGTGAAGATGAAAGGCTGGAAACGCAAGATGGATTACACACAGACCGGACTGCAATGGGTCCCCTCTTCCCCGCACATCCCGCACCCGCACTCCGCATTTTTCTATCCCGTCAGCGGCATCTTGGGCGAACTGGGCTACATGTCCATCGGCGTGGGCTACACCATACCCTTCCAGATGTTTGCCGCCCCGTGGATGGAAGCGGAAAAGCTGGCAGGGAGGCTGAACAGCCTGCACGTGCCGGGCGTCGTCTTCAGGCCGATGTACCTCAAACCGTTTTACAGCGTGGGGAAAGGAGAACTGCTGCAAGGGGTGCAGGTGCACATCACGGACTTTGGCAAAGCGCCCCTGAGCGAACTGCAATTCCTGGTGATGCAGGAAGCGGCGGCACTCTATCCGGACCGTGCCGTCTTTGACCACGCCGACAAGGGACGCTTCCCGATGTTCGACAAAGTGTGCGGCTCACGGCAGATACGCGAACGCTTCTCCAAACGTAATCGCTGGGAAGATATACGCGACTATTGGTATAAGGATGCGGAAGACTTCAGAAGATTGTCGAAGAAGCACTATCTATACAGATAG
- a CDS encoding acyltransferase family protein translates to MNNPKTSKRILALDILRGITIAGMIMVNNPGNWGHIYAPLEHAEWIGLTPTDLVFPFFMFIMGISTYISLKKYDFEFSRSAALKILKRTAIIFLIGLAIGWFARLCYYWAAAPGELSFGENLWASVWTFDRMRILGVMQRLALCYGATSIIALTMKHRHIPYLIAGLLISYFILLMCGNGFAYNETNILSVVDRAVLTPAHMYKDNGIDPEGLLSTIPSIAHVLLGFCVGRMMLGDDRNAKADRMAVLDSHLIKLLLTGAILTFAGFLLSYGCPISKKIWSPTFVLVTCGMASSFLALLIWIVDVKGYRKWSVFFESFGVNPLFMYVAGDVLAILFGVVSFPWDGGSITIHGILYDVLLAPLFGETGGSLAYALAFIAINWCIGYQLYKRKIYIKI, encoded by the coding sequence ATGAATAATCCAAAAACGAGCAAACGCATCCTTGCCCTCGACATCCTCCGGGGCATTACCATCGCAGGCATGATCATGGTCAACAATCCCGGAAACTGGGGGCATATCTACGCCCCGCTGGAACATGCCGAATGGATAGGGCTTACTCCTACCGACCTCGTCTTCCCCTTCTTCATGTTCATCATGGGCATCTCCACTTACATCTCCCTGAAGAAGTACGATTTCGAGTTCAGCCGTTCGGCCGCCCTCAAGATACTGAAACGTACGGCCATCATCTTCCTCATCGGCCTTGCCATCGGATGGTTTGCACGGCTCTGCTACTATTGGGCCGCCGCCCCCGGCGAACTGAGTTTCGGCGAAAACCTGTGGGCTTCCGTATGGACTTTCGACCGCATGCGCATCTTGGGCGTCATGCAACGGCTGGCACTATGCTACGGAGCCACCTCCATCATTGCCCTGACCATGAAACACCGGCATATCCCCTATCTGATAGCAGGCCTGCTGATAAGTTATTTCATTCTGCTGATGTGCGGCAACGGCTTCGCCTACAACGAAACCAATATACTGTCCGTCGTGGATCGTGCCGTGCTGACTCCCGCACACATGTACAAGGACAACGGCATCGATCCGGAAGGGCTTCTGAGTACCATTCCATCCATTGCCCACGTGCTGTTGGGCTTCTGCGTGGGGCGCATGATGCTTGGTGACGACCGCAATGCCAAGGCAGACCGCATGGCAGTGCTCGATTCACACCTCATCAAGCTGCTGCTCACAGGCGCCATCCTCACTTTCGCAGGTTTCCTGCTGAGCTACGGATGCCCCATCAGCAAGAAAATATGGTCGCCTACCTTCGTGCTCGTCACTTGCGGAATGGCCTCCAGCTTCCTGGCACTGCTTATATGGATTGTCGATGTGAAGGGATACAGGAAGTGGAGCGTTTTCTTCGAGTCGTTCGGTGTAAACCCACTGTTCATGTATGTGGCGGGCGATGTGCTTGCCATACTTTTCGGTGTTGTCAGCTTCCCGTGGGATGGGGGCAGCATCACCATACACGGCATTCTGTATGACGTGCTTCTCGCACCCCTGTTCGGTGAAACCGGCGGATCGCTGGCCTATGCCTTGGCATTCATAGCAATCAATTGGTGCATCGGATATCAGCTATACAAACGGAAAATATACATCAAAATATAG
- a CDS encoding DUF4922 domain-containing protein, whose product MSPTIQEFFTEQLSSWKMAQDNYAALSGVRTKELNVCGIPYKVQFNPARIVSSGAKVDARSIKQRKCFLCPENLPPMQQGIPFGGHYQILVNPFPIFPRHLTIPETAHVPQRIAARFGHMLDLAQALPDYTVFYNGPRCGASAPDHAHFQAGSRGFMPIEKDWRGQVADKIACYKNAVLWHLDDAPRNTLVIQSPSKDAAEELFGIICRALPMMPGQEEPMMNLLAAHEAGQWTVFVFARAKHRPACYAAEGDANLLSSPASVDLGGVFILPVEKDFVKITAEDIAGILGEVCLSAAESAQLRQRIRQQIQTLATSPQDSRAKDNTAKGGGMENRRAEEPEVRVGIMSGTRIEFSFPTPYRLHKHCREDASSTPILPEEVQAVTSGNGKVLWNNREFDELEFSPADESTGCFELRNVTIGINFHWERQENQRFRGSLKFIAEDGKLTAVNVIRVEDYLTSVISSEMSATASLELLKAHAVISRSWLLAQIQKDKETAHAQTACPTPSQSGEEFIRWYDREDHTRFDVCADDHCQRYQGITRASTEIVKQAIAATRGQVLTYGGKICDARFSKCCGGAFEEFQYCWEDVKHPYLLKQRDFRLPHSQAAGSAAEAASPCNDLPDLTQEAEAARWIRTSPQAFCNTADKQILAQVLNNYDRETTDFYRWRVEYTQEELSALILKRSGIDYGQIIDLVPMARGTSGRLWKLKIVGTKKTLVIGKELEIRRILSASHLYSSAFVTDKEGSLPIDKDAPQGCGVQTVPARFILTGAGWGHGVGLCQIGAAVMGERGYKYDAILLHYYVGASIDRLYE is encoded by the coding sequence ATGAGCCCAACAATACAAGAATTCTTTACAGAGCAACTATCCTCGTGGAAGATGGCGCAAGACAACTACGCCGCACTTTCGGGAGTACGGACAAAGGAACTGAACGTCTGCGGCATTCCCTATAAAGTACAGTTCAACCCCGCCCGCATCGTGTCTTCCGGAGCCAAGGTAGATGCCCGGTCCATCAAGCAGCGGAAATGCTTCCTGTGCCCGGAGAACCTCCCCCCCATGCAGCAAGGCATACCTTTCGGGGGACATTACCAGATATTGGTAAACCCGTTCCCCATCTTTCCACGCCATCTGACGATACCCGAAACGGCGCACGTGCCCCAACGCATCGCCGCACGTTTCGGGCACATGCTGGATCTGGCGCAGGCCTTGCCTGACTACACCGTTTTCTACAACGGCCCCCGGTGCGGCGCCTCCGCGCCCGACCATGCCCATTTTCAGGCAGGCAGCAGAGGATTCATGCCCATCGAGAAGGACTGGAGGGGGCAAGTGGCGGACAAGATTGCCTGCTACAAGAATGCCGTGCTTTGGCATCTGGACGACGCTCCCCGCAACACCCTCGTCATTCAGTCGCCCAGCAAAGACGCGGCCGAAGAACTGTTCGGCATCATTTGCCGTGCACTCCCCATGATGCCCGGCCAAGAAGAACCTATGATGAACCTGCTGGCCGCGCATGAAGCCGGACAATGGACGGTCTTCGTCTTTGCGCGCGCCAAGCACCGCCCCGCCTGCTATGCGGCAGAGGGCGACGCCAACCTGCTGAGCAGTCCGGCATCCGTCGACCTGGGCGGTGTGTTCATACTGCCCGTAGAGAAAGACTTCGTCAAGATAACGGCGGAAGACATTGCGGGAATCTTAGGCGAAGTATGCCTTTCCGCCGCAGAATCTGCACAATTGAGGCAACGCATCCGCCAACAGATACAAACCCTTGCCACCTCCCCGCAAGACAGCAGAGCAAAGGACAATACGGCAAAAGGCGGCGGCATGGAGAACCGCCGGGCGGAAGAGCCCGAAGTACGGGTAGGCATCATGTCCGGCACACGGATAGAATTCTCGTTTCCCACCCCCTATCGGCTGCATAAGCACTGCCGCGAGGACGCTTCCTCCACCCCCATCCTCCCAGAAGAGGTGCAGGCGGTGACTTCAGGCAACGGCAAGGTGCTCTGGAACAACCGCGAGTTCGATGAACTGGAATTCAGCCCCGCCGATGAAAGTACCGGCTGCTTTGAACTGCGGAATGTCACCATAGGCATCAACTTCCACTGGGAGCGCCAAGAAAACCAACGCTTCCGGGGCTCCCTGAAGTTCATTGCCGAAGACGGGAAACTGACCGCCGTCAACGTCATCCGCGTAGAAGACTACCTTACCAGCGTAATCTCCTCCGAGATGAGCGCCACCGCCTCCTTGGAATTGCTGAAGGCGCACGCCGTAATCTCACGGAGCTGGCTGCTGGCACAAATACAGAAAGACAAGGAAACGGCCCATGCCCAAACAGCATGCCCCACCCCTTCCCAAAGCGGAGAGGAGTTTATCCGCTGGTACGACCGCGAAGACCATACCCGTTTCGATGTCTGTGCCGACGACCACTGCCAACGCTACCAGGGCATCACGCGCGCATCCACCGAAATCGTGAAGCAAGCCATCGCCGCCACCCGCGGACAAGTGCTGACGTATGGCGGGAAGATTTGTGACGCCCGCTTCTCCAAATGCTGCGGCGGCGCCTTCGAAGAGTTCCAATACTGCTGGGAAGACGTGAAGCATCCTTACCTGCTGAAGCAACGTGACTTCCGCCTCCCCCATTCCCAAGCCGCCGGCTCCGCAGCCGAAGCCGCGAGCCCCTGCAACGACCTGCCCGACCTCACGCAAGAAGCCGAGGCCGCACGCTGGATACGCACCTCTCCCCAAGCCTTCTGCAACACTGCCGACAAGCAAATTCTCGCGCAGGTACTCAATAACTACGACCGGGAGACAACGGACTTCTACCGGTGGAGAGTGGAATACACCCAAGAGGAGCTTTCGGCCCTCATCCTGAAGCGCTCAGGCATCGACTACGGACAAATCATCGACCTCGTACCCATGGCCAGGGGAACCAGCGGGCGACTATGGAAACTGAAGATCGTGGGCACAAAGAAGACACTCGTCATCGGAAAGGAACTGGAAATACGCCGCATACTTTCCGCCTCTCACCTGTACAGCTCGGCATTTGTGACAGACAAGGAAGGGAGCCTGCCCATAGACAAGGATGCGCCTCAGGGCTGCGGAGTGCAGACAGTGCCCGCACGCTTCATCCTCACCGGAGCCGGATGGGGACACGGTGTGGGGCTGTGCCAGATAGGCGCCGCCGTGATGGGCGAACGGGGCTATAAGTACGATGCGATACTGCTGCACTACTATGTGGGCGCAAGCATCGACAGACTGTATGAATAA
- a CDS encoding FAD-binding and (Fe-S)-binding domain-containing protein has product MVKDSYTDFSREALRFIPKERIYTDELHRLTWGTDAGFYRLIPRIVIHAAEEGEVAGLLKLAGRYSLPVTFRAAGTSLSGQAISNSILIVAGKHWEQYSISADHEQITLEPGIIGQRVNELLAPYGRKFAPDPASVKSAMVGGIVMNNASGMNCGTHANSDRMLLSARIVLADGTVLDTGNPVSRASFEVTHRDFIRRICELRDEIRGNEELAARIRHKYSIKNVTGLNLLPFVRFDDPFDIIAHLMVGSEGTLAFLSRVTMKTEYDYPCKASAMLYFKTIKEASRAVVAMKRVERGEGKELKVESGELKASRVESGKLKVESEEWKASRVESGELKVESNHAECEESATQHSAANSPLSTLNSQLSSTPNSQLSTLNSQLVKSAEMLDYKSLSSVNDPVFLKYKGEVASSALPGVEPGDETGLTAVLTETKAHTPEELRQNIAAIETCLASFDTYIPVHFTDRPEEYSEYWAIRSGIFPSVGGTRKPGTSCLIEDVAFHIEDLPEATADLQQLLARHGYNDACIYGHALEGNYHFIINQSFSNQNEVDRYKDLMEDIKTLVVDKYDGSLKAEHGTGRNMAPFVRYEWGDDAYRAMKAVKELFDPEGLLNPGVIFNDDPQCHIKGFKYLPAISVDEEHRAIGYQLQSNPYGLGIVAVCPPLAADKCIECGFCEVNCLSCGFTLSPRQRIVAQREMSLLKQAGMKKQLAILQRQYDYPGNQTCAGDGLCSMSCPMGINTGDLTHLIRQEALPKGSLGYKAGSFAANHFAGIKSAVRPVLRLADTAHSLLGTKAMSALAKTMHNVLHAPLWTPAMPKAYKYSEANSPESTRRSVRGGTVPKVVYFPSCINQTMGQARKSPAEQPLARKMLSLLQKAGYEVILPKNMERLCCGTIWESKGMPDIADRKTEELEAALWEASGQGLYPVLCDQSPCLHRMRRHIKKMKLYEPAEFIYTFMRDKLTFTPTDRPVAVHITCSMREMGLADTITALAGLCSTRVLVPEEVGCCGFAGDRGFTHPELNAYALRKLRPQVEASGVKTGYSNSRTCEIGLTTNSGIPYVSIVYLVDECTRPADAGNE; this is encoded by the coding sequence ATGGTAAAAGACAGTTACACAGATTTCTCGCGGGAAGCCCTGCGATTCATTCCGAAAGAAAGGATTTACACCGACGAACTCCACCGGCTGACATGGGGTACAGACGCAGGATTCTACCGCCTCATCCCCCGGATAGTAATCCATGCGGCAGAAGAAGGAGAAGTGGCCGGACTATTGAAGCTGGCCGGCCGCTACAGCCTGCCCGTCACCTTCCGCGCGGCAGGAACCAGCCTGTCCGGACAGGCCATCAGCAACTCCATCCTCATCGTGGCCGGCAAGCATTGGGAACAGTATTCCATTTCCGCCGACCACGAACAGATCACCCTCGAACCCGGTATCATCGGGCAGCGCGTCAACGAGCTGTTAGCCCCCTACGGACGCAAGTTCGCCCCCGACCCCGCCAGTGTGAAAAGCGCCATGGTGGGAGGCATCGTAATGAACAACGCTTCGGGCATGAACTGCGGCACACACGCCAACAGCGACCGTATGCTCCTCTCCGCCCGCATCGTGCTGGCAGACGGAACCGTGCTGGACACGGGCAATCCTGTGAGCCGCGCCTCCTTTGAAGTCACCCACCGCGACTTCATCCGCCGCATCTGCGAACTGCGCGACGAAATACGCGGCAATGAAGAACTGGCCGCACGCATCCGCCACAAATACTCCATCAAGAACGTAACCGGGCTCAACCTCCTGCCCTTTGTCCGCTTCGACGATCCGTTCGACATCATCGCCCACCTCATGGTAGGTTCCGAAGGTACTCTCGCCTTCCTCTCACGCGTCACCATGAAGACCGAATACGACTACCCCTGCAAAGCAAGCGCCATGCTCTACTTCAAGACCATAAAGGAGGCAAGCCGCGCCGTGGTAGCCATGAAAAGAGTGGAAAGGGGAGAGGGGAAAGAGTTGAAAGTTGAAAGTGGAGAGTTGAAAGCTTCAAGAGTGGAGAGTGGAAAGTTGAAAGTTGAGAGTGAAGAGTGGAAAGCTTCAAGAGTGGAGAGTGGAGAGTTGAAAGTTGAAAGTAACCATGCGGAATGCGAGGAAAGCGCCACGCAACACAGCGCAGCCAACTCTCCCCTTTCAACTCTCAACTCTCAACTCTCTTCAACTCCCAACTCTCAACTTTCAACTCTCAACTCTCAACTCGTAAAGAGCGCCGAGATGCTGGATTACAAAAGCCTCTCCTCCGTCAATGATCCTGTATTCCTGAAATACAAAGGCGAAGTAGCCTCCTCCGCCCTCCCCGGCGTGGAGCCGGGTGACGAGACCGGGCTGACCGCCGTGCTGACCGAAACCAAGGCGCACACACCCGAAGAACTGCGACAGAACATCGCCGCCATCGAAACCTGTCTGGCAAGTTTCGACACCTACATCCCCGTGCACTTCACCGACCGTCCGGAAGAATACTCCGAATACTGGGCCATCCGTTCCGGCATATTCCCCTCCGTGGGCGGCACACGCAAGCCCGGAACCTCTTGCCTCATCGAAGACGTCGCCTTCCATATCGAAGACCTGCCCGAAGCCACCGCCGACCTGCAGCAACTCCTTGCCCGCCACGGCTACAACGACGCCTGCATCTACGGGCATGCCCTCGAAGGCAACTACCACTTCATCATCAACCAGTCCTTCAGCAACCAGAACGAAGTGGACCGCTACAAAGACCTGATGGAAGACATCAAGACCCTTGTAGTGGATAAATATGACGGCTCCCTGAAAGCCGAGCACGGAACCGGCCGCAACATGGCCCCCTTTGTCCGCTACGAATGGGGAGACGATGCCTACCGGGCAATGAAAGCCGTGAAAGAACTGTTCGACCCGGAAGGGCTGCTGAACCCCGGCGTCATCTTCAATGACGACCCCCAATGCCATATCAAGGGCTTCAAGTATCTGCCCGCCATATCCGTTGACGAGGAGCACCGCGCCATCGGATACCAACTGCAAAGTAATCCTTATGGACTGGGAATTGTCGCCGTCTGCCCGCCCCTTGCCGCCGACAAGTGCATAGAGTGCGGCTTCTGCGAAGTGAACTGCCTCTCGTGCGGTTTCACCCTCTCCCCGCGCCAGCGCATCGTGGCACAGCGCGAGATGTCCCTGCTGAAGCAAGCCGGCATGAAGAAACAACTCGCCATACTCCAACGCCAATATGATTACCCCGGCAACCAGACTTGCGCCGGAGACGGACTCTGCTCCATGTCGTGCCCGATGGGGATCAATACCGGTGACCTCACCCACCTCATCCGGCAGGAGGCACTGCCCAAAGGCAGTCTCGGATATAAGGCCGGAAGCTTCGCGGCCAACCACTTCGCCGGTATCAAGAGTGCTGTACGTCCCGTACTGCGCCTGGCCGACACCGCCCATTCCCTGCTGGGGACAAAAGCCATGAGCGCCCTCGCCAAGACCATGCACAACGTCTTGCACGCACCTCTATGGACACCGGCAATGCCGAAGGCCTACAAATACTCGGAAGCAAACAGCCCGGAAAGCACCCGCCGTTCCGTTCGGGGCGGCACGGTTCCCAAGGTCGTTTACTTCCCCAGTTGCATCAACCAGACGATGGGGCAGGCCAGAAAGTCACCCGCAGAGCAGCCGTTGGCCCGCAAGATGCTTTCGCTGCTGCAAAAGGCCGGCTACGAGGTCATCTTGCCCAAGAACATGGAACGGCTCTGCTGCGGCACTATCTGGGAAAGCAAGGGCATGCCCGACATTGCCGACCGCAAGACGGAAGAACTCGAAGCAGCATTGTGGGAGGCCAGCGGACAAGGCCTGTATCCCGTCCTTTGCGACCAAAGTCCCTGTCTGCACCGCATGCGCCGGCACATCAAGAAGATGAAGCTGTACGAGCCCGCAGAATTCATCTATACCTTCATGCGCGACAAACTGACATTCACTCCCACCGACCGTCCCGTAGCCGTCCACATCACCTGCTCCATGCGTGAAATGGGGCTTGCGGATACCATTACCGCCCTTGCCGGCCTCTGCTCCACCCGCGTCCTCGTGCCCGAAGAAGTAGGCTGCTGCGGCTTTGCCGGCGACCGCGGCTTCACTCATCCCGAACTGAACGCCTACGCCCTGCGCAAGCTCCGTCCGCAGGTGGAAGCGTCAGGCGTGAAAACAGGCTACTCCAACAGCCGTACTTGCGAAATAGGACTCACAACAAACTCCGGTATCCCCTACGTCTCCATCGTCTATCTGGTGGACGAGTGCACGAGGCCCGCCGATGCCGGCAATGAATAG
- a CDS encoding MFS transporter, producing MDSIKEKNYDARAKSPWWWVPTLYFAEGVPYFVVNTISVMMFTKMGVPNGDMSFFTTLLYFPWFLKGIWSPIVDVIKTKRWWIVTMQAMMALLMVLLTVSLPHPAQETIASGQTPISMFTFTLVLFIITAFASATHDIAADGFYMLVHSPGSQAAFIGIRSTFYRVASVFVQGILVFIAGMLEKSTGNIPLSWQVTLGCAAVVFGLITLYHTFCLPRSGADKARTPADHAQAGAPRESKAAELANSFITFVKKPNVLLAIAFMLLYRLPEGFLIKMCQPFLVHSTANGGLGLDTDTVGIVYGTIGVIALLTGGIAGGVYASRRGLKRSLWLMAACMTLPCLTFVYLAIAQPASITLISIAVSIEQFGYGFGFTAYMLYMMYFSEGEFKTSHYAICTAFMALSMMLPGFVAGYIEEAIGYVNFFWMVMACCLATLAVTYFVDRKIDPEYGKK from the coding sequence ATGGACAGCATAAAAGAGAAAAATTACGATGCCAGAGCGAAAAGTCCCTGGTGGTGGGTTCCCACACTGTACTTTGCAGAAGGGGTTCCCTACTTTGTGGTCAACACAATTTCGGTGATGATGTTCACCAAGATGGGAGTTCCCAACGGTGACATGTCCTTCTTCACCACGCTGCTCTACTTCCCGTGGTTTCTGAAGGGAATCTGGAGCCCCATCGTGGATGTGATAAAGACGAAGCGCTGGTGGATAGTCACCATGCAGGCTATGATGGCACTGCTCATGGTGCTGCTGACGGTCAGCCTGCCCCATCCCGCACAAGAGACGATAGCATCCGGGCAGACACCGATAAGCATGTTCACCTTCACATTGGTGCTGTTCATCATCACCGCATTCGCCTCGGCCACACACGACATTGCCGCCGACGGCTTCTACATGCTGGTGCACAGCCCCGGCAGCCAGGCAGCCTTCATAGGCATACGGAGTACATTCTACCGCGTGGCCTCCGTCTTCGTGCAAGGCATACTGGTGTTCATAGCCGGCATGCTGGAGAAGAGCACCGGAAACATCCCCCTCTCCTGGCAAGTGACACTGGGCTGCGCCGCCGTCGTGTTCGGGCTGATAACCCTCTACCACACCTTCTGCCTGCCACGCTCCGGGGCAGACAAGGCACGCACGCCGGCAGACCATGCACAGGCAGGTGCGCCGCGGGAATCAAAGGCGGCAGAACTGGCCAACTCGTTCATCACCTTCGTCAAGAAGCCCAACGTGCTGCTGGCCATAGCTTTCATGCTGCTCTACCGCCTGCCCGAAGGCTTCCTCATCAAGATGTGCCAGCCCTTCTTAGTACATTCCACTGCAAACGGCGGGCTGGGGCTCGATACGGACACGGTGGGCATCGTATATGGAACCATCGGTGTCATAGCCCTGCTGACAGGGGGCATAGCGGGCGGCGTCTATGCCTCGCGCCGGGGGCTGAAGCGCTCGTTGTGGCTCATGGCGGCCTGCATGACGCTGCCTTGCCTCACCTTCGTCTATCTGGCCATCGCACAGCCTGCAAGCATCACCCTGATAAGCATAGCCGTCTCCATCGAGCAGTTCGGCTACGGATTCGGATTCACGGCTTACATGCTCTACATGATGTACTTCTCGGAAGGTGAGTTCAAGACATCGCACTACGCCATCTGTACCGCATTCATGGCACTGAGCATGATGTTGCCGGGATTCGTGGCAGGCTATATCGAGGAAGCCATCGGATACGTCAACTTCTTCTGGATGGTGATGGCTTGCTGTCTGGCCACGCTGGCAGTCACCTACTTCGTTGACCGGAAGATAGATCCGGAATATGGGAAGAAGTGA